In Coccidioides posadasii str. Silveira chromosome 6, complete sequence, a genomic segment contains:
- a CDS encoding uncharacterized protein (EggNog:ENOG41KOG1202~COG:I): protein MDFASLDICQDPIEQGFEEMTNLRKLLRPDGRLFLQELCPSSRWVDYVLGALPTWWSGTEGGPIKPPYLSKEELELVLAAVGFGKPEAVVLDAEAPHQVTTSFVARPIRETPIKKVTVLVDEERSAVTHI, encoded by the exons ATGGACTTCGCAAGTCTGGACATCTGCCAGGATCCTATCGAACAGGGATTCGAGGAAATGA CTAACCTGAGGAAGCTCCTCCGCCCCGACGGCAGATTATTCTTGCAGGAGCTTTGCCCGTCATCCAGATGGGTAGATTATGTGCTAGGTGCGCTCCCAACTTGGTGGTCGGGTACTGAGGGCGGGCCAATCAAGCCGCCGTATCTAAGTAAGGAAGAATTGGAATTGGTGCTTGCTGCTGTCGGGTTTGGCAAACCCGAAGCTGTGGTTCTAGATGCCGAAGCCCCTCACCAAGTCACAACCTCCTTTGTCGCAAGGCCCATCCGTGAGACACCAATCAAGAAGGTCACCGTTCTTGTCGATGAGGAAAGATCTGCTGTTACACACATCTGA
- a CDS encoding uncharacterized protein (EggNog:ENOG41KOG1202~COG:I) — protein MISLLDIEQPFFHDIDEARFLSFKTLLLGLQEHGSGMLWATHLIDIGCRDPRYAQVLGLARTIRTERLADLAICQVDAFDNPKSIDRLLQVLAKFQSRQGDEELNPDFEWAIFNNPRPSRTLPSFCLNR, from the coding sequence ATGATTTCGCTCTTAGACATCGAGCAGCCCTTTTTCCATGATATCGACGAAGCACGCTTCCTATCTTTCAAGACTTTACTTCTCGGCCTCCAAGAACATGGTTCTGGTATGCTCTGGGCGACCCATCTCATCGACATCGGATGTCGTGATCCCCGATACGCACAAGTTCTCGGCCTCGCCAGAACCATCCGAACAGAGCGGCTGGCCGATTTGGCAATCTGCCAGGTCGACGCTTTCGACAATCCCAAATCTATTGACCGTCTCCTCCAGGTGCTAGCGAAGTTCCAGTCGCGCCAAGGTGACGAGGAACTGAATCCAGATTTCGAATGGGCCATTTTCAACAACCCGCGTCCAAGTCGCACGCTTCCATCCTTTTGCCTTAACCGATGA
- a CDS encoding uncharacterized protein (EggNog:ENOG410PKPR~COG:Q) — protein MATLNVRSPGRVNSLYYERHERKDLENDEVEVQVYSAGLNFRDILVALGIVELPVRLFGIEAAGMVTRVGADVSPDDLQVGDRVAGTMLIPYFTAIHSIVNVGRVTKGQSVLIHSACGGVGLAAIQVAQMLEAELYVTVGSDEKVKYLMDHCHIPRKTGSLTPKRIHIARALIFSILDFYNKGFISPLPITIFPAAQTQDAFRFMEKGQHIGRLGVSIKNAGGDAELGSETTKRALKIAFKEFASYLMVGVLGGIGRAVSTWMVDHGARELIYMSRSAGLTTKDDAFSTSSSRCVALSSSRAAIPRSSRTWKEPFLQQPIPLKCCADVDGGCERELYQNEL, from the exons ATGGCCACGCTGAATGTCCGTTCACCGGGACGGGTCAACAGTCTGTATTATGAGCGACATGAACGAAAGGACCTCGAAAACGATGAAGTGGAGGTCCAGGTCTACTCAGCTGGATTGAACTTCAGG GACATTTTGGTCGCACTGGGCATTGTTGAACTTCCAGTCCGCCTGTTCGGAATTGAAGCCGCTGGCATGGTTACCCGTGTGGGAGCGGACGTCAGCCCAGACGACCTTCAAGTAGGAGATCGAGTG GCTGGGACGATGCTGATCCCGTATTTCACCGCGATTCACTCCATTGTAAACGTCGGGCGTGTTACGAAGGGTCAG TCCGTCCTGATTCACAGCGCGTGTGGTGGCGTGGGTCTGGCAGCTATCCAGGTTGCCCAAATGCTGGAGGCAGAGTTGTACGTTACAGTTGGCAGCGACGAGAAAGTCAAGTACTTGATGGACCACTGTCACATTCCGAGAAAAACCGGATCTTTAACTCCC AAGAGGATTCACATCGCTAGAGCCTTGATATTTTCCATCTTGGATTTCTACAACAAAGGATTCATCTCCCCGCTGCCTATAACAATTTTCCCCGCAGCTCAGACCCAAGATGCATTCCGATTCATGGAGAAGGGACAACACATCGGTCGCCTCGGCGTTTCGATCAAGAATGCTGGAGGAGACGCCGAATTGGGATCTGAGACCACCAAAAGAGCTCTAAAGATTGCCTTCAAGGAGTTCGCCTCGTACCTTATGGTTGGTGTTCTTGGCGGAATTGGTCGTGCCGTGTCCACCTGGATGGTCGACCATGGCGCCCGCGAACTTATATACATGTCCCGCAGCGCTGGCCTTACCACCAAAGATGACGCTTTTTCCACGAGCTCGAGTCGATGTGTTGCACTGTCAAGCTCGCGAGCGGCGATACCACGAAGCTCAAGGACGTGGAAAGAACCATTTCTGCAGCAACCTATCCCCTTAAAGTGTTGTGCAGATGTCGATGGTGGTTGCGAACGAGAACTTTACCAAAATGAGCTCTGA
- a CDS encoding uncharacterized protein (EggNog:ENOG410JF62~COG:S) — MRVETASLMRSPSAAMAWVSPLLWLTWEPSRTLAGFRTTRHDGSQQTEQAAESALTVTSKNSSYFVHKDTFLVGLALLIPLNDPSNYVIWKKDRRMASYHNKATVAATAASTDILKSYLSSAKADPSILKSSEAAKLFAVEIGKKLLDLLLKHHEGLKTSLPLLDLGLDSLVALELRAWIKQVFYFDLPILEMMSIGSLDILGQYAANEVYRIATENKDS, encoded by the exons ATGCGAGTGGAAACAGCTTCCTTGATGCGTTCGCCCAGTGCCGCAATGGCCTGGGTCTCGCCGCTTCTGTGGTTGACATGGGAGCCGTCGAGGACGTTGGCTGGATTTCGGACCACCAGGCATGATGG TTCACAACAAACCGAACAAGCCGCCGAAAGTGCTCTTACTGTGACTTCGAAGAACTCTTCTTATTTCGTCCACAAGGATACCTTCCTCGTCGGCCTTGCCTTGCTCATCCCATTGAATGACCCTAGCAACTATGTGATCTGGAAGAAGGACCGCCGTATGGCGTCTTATCACAACAAGGCTACAGTTGCTGCCACAGCAGCCTCGACGGATATTCTGAAGTCCTACCTGAGCAGTGCTAAAGCGGACCCTTCCATTCTCAAGTCGTCAGAAGCAGCGAAGCTCTTTGCAGTGGAAATTGGCAAGAAGCTCCTCGATCTTTTACTCAAACACCATGAAGGGCTCAAAACAAGCTTGCCCTTGCTTGATCTTGGGCTTGACTCATTGGTGGCTCTTGAACTGCGCGCTTGGATCAAGCAGGTCTTCTATTTTGATCTGCCCATACTGGAGATGATGAGCATCGGATCTCTTGACATTCTTGGCCAATATGCCGCAAATGAGGTCTACAGAATCGCGACTGAGAATAAGGACAGTTAA
- a CDS encoding uncharacterized protein (EggNog:ENOG410PNEG~COG:Q) encodes MWRVPTDIPQVAVPNGLKLAEVTMDTPLDEVFKHWKESGAVILKKYTYPSGSEPDHDRTGIVPRLYPKRLISSPSRPLSLPRPQNQASGEGGHNGDYWLSTASTLNASGPQPPQVLHRDLTSYPPYAQLGPEGTEAKISFLFAFSDFREDNGATRIIPGSNKWPFHQRGNMKQTIPAEMKKGDCLLIGGKVIHGMGENKTETERKCIQLTVVPSFLTPSEAQPFIIKLETVKKLSKRAQRFVGFRSQYPRGSPGLWTKDYIDLALHLGLDDFQGTMKDLQHVIDQPKQWDMIDYDNLETEKSADISC; translated from the exons ATGTGGCGAGTTCCCACGGATATTCCCCAAGTCGCTGTCCCCAATGGGCTTAAACTTGCGGAAGTGACAATGGACACACCGTTGGATGAAGTATTCAAGCATTGGAAGGAAAGCGGCGCAGTCATCCTGAAAAAATATACTTACCCCAGCGGAAGCGAGCCAGATCACGACCGAACTGGAATCGTGCCTCGACTCTATCCAAAGAGGCTCATTAGTTCCCCATCCCGACCTCTCAGCCTTCCACGGCCCCAAAACCAAGCGAGCGG CGAAGGCGGGCATAATGGAGACTACTGGCTCTCAACAGCCTCGACTCTCAATGCGTCAGGACCACAGCCGCCGCAGGTGTTGCATCGCGATTTGACGTCCTATCCACCATACGCCCAGCTCGGACCCGAGGGCACAGAGGCTAAGATCAGCTTCCTCTTTGCGTTTTCCGACTTTAGGGAAGACAACGGCGCAACGCGAATCATCCCGGGAAGCAACAAATGGCCCTTCCACCAGCGCGGCAATATGAAGCAGACGATCCCAGCGGAAATGAAAAAGGGCGACTGTCTGCTAATTGGTGGGAAGGTGATCCACGGAATGGGCGAGAACAAAACCGAGACAGAGAGGAAATGTATCCAGCTGACCGTTGTTCCGAGTTTCCTGACTCCCTCGGAAGCGCAACCTTTCATTATCAAATTGGAGACGGTAAAGAAGTTGTCGAAGCGCGCGCAGCGGTTCGTAGGGTTCAGGTCGCAGTATCCTCGGGGCTCGCCGGGACTGTGGACGAAGGATTACATTGATCTGGCGTTGCATTTGGGGCTGGATGATTTTCAGGGTACGATGAAAGATTTGCAGCATGTGATTGACCAGCCCAAGCAGTGGGATATGATTGATTATGACAATTTGGAGACCGAGAAGTCAGCTGATATCTCATGCTGA
- a CDS encoding uncharacterized protein (EggNog:ENOG410PIXT~COG:G~TransMembrane:12 (i18-35o41-63i75-99o105-125i145-165o171-193i214-233o245-265i277-297o303-325i345-363o422-440i)): MQLVWASISNAFGRKPPLYVSIALFFIGSIIFAVAQNMSTIIAGRVLQGLGGGGIDVLVQVILADMTTLEERSKYLGLMSIPTAIGIIMGPIIGALFATYATWRWIGWVNLPFLGIGTPLVFFFLKLRPVPLDATLSRNLNRLDWIGMALVVVGITIFVVPLSWAGSLFPWVSWQTLLPMFLGVAVLVVFILYEARPAAPIIPHRLFHSKTGNVMLVGGFIHGMVLVSLLQYLPLLYQAVELETAILSAVSLLPTVVVSVVFAAISMMMVPFFGGYVWLLQLSWAILTLGTGLLALFDVGSSSAMLYGLPILWGQGVVLLCLNILPMQASVKNVDDTGSAIGQFLTIRMFGGLIGLTISSAIFNNVFAKSISDTTVQLTGALVPLKDVSNAVNFIDKLRSLEVSLTTLHQVLRVYLKCFQTIFYTMTGLSGLGLMTSVFLDDIELKGQNLGSQRFEE, encoded by the coding sequence ATGCAACTGGTTTGGGCCAGTATCTCCAACGCGTTCGGTCGAAAGCCCCCTCTCTATGTATCCATAGCATTGTTCTTTATCGGTTCCATCATTTTTGCTGTTGCACAAAATATGAGCACCATTATTGCTGGACGGGTCCTTCAAGGCCTCGGTGGTGGAGGAATTGACGTTCTGGTTCAGGTGATTCTTGCGGATATGACGACACTGGAGGAACGTTCAAAATATCTTGGCTTGATGTCCATTCCTACCGCCATTGGCATTATCATGGGGCCCATTATTGGCGCGCTTTTTGCTACATATGCTACCTGGAGATGGATTGGATGGGTCAACCTGCCATTTCTAGGAATCGGGACACCTTTGgtgttcttcttcctcaAGCTTCGACCCGTCCCGCTCGATGCTACGCTCTCCAGGAACTTGAACCGCCTCGACTGGATTGGTATGGCGCTCGTTGTTGTTGGAATCACGATTTTTGTTGTACCACTCAGTTGGGCGGGCTCTTTATTTCCATGGGTCTCCTGGCAAACTCTCCTTCCAATGTTCTTGGGAGTTGCAGTGCTTGTTGTCTTTATCCTCTACGAGGCAAGGCCTGCGGCGCCCATCATTCCCCATCGACTCTTCCACTCAAAGACCGGAAATGTGATGCTGGTAGGAGGCTTCATCCATGGCATGGTTCTGGTCTCCCTTTTACAATACTTGCCCTTGCTCTACCAAGCCGTGGAGCTCGAGACCGCAATCTTATCTGCTGTCTCCCTGCTGCCCACTGTCGTTGTCAGTGTGGTATTCGCGGCCATCTCAATGATGATGGTCCCCTTTTTCGGAGGATATGTATGGCTTCTACAACTTTCATGGGCCATCCTTACGCTGGGAACCGGCTTGTTGGCCCTCTTTGATGTGGGGTCCTCGTCAGCCATGCTGTACGGGCTTCCAATTCTCTGGGGGCAGGGCGTTGTGTTACTATGTCTCAATATTCTCCCCATGCAAGCGAGTGTCAAGAATGTCGACGACACAGGCTCAGCTATCGGGCAGTTTCTCACCATTCGCATGTTTGGAGGTCTTATCGGCCTCACAATCTCTTCAGCAATTTTCAACAATGTTTTCGCAAAGTCAATCTCTGATACTACAGTCCAGTTGACGGGAGCCTTAGTACCTCTGAAAGATGTCTCCAATGCTGTGAACTTCATTGACAAGTTGAGATCATTAGAAGTCTCTCTTACAACACTGCATCAGGTTTTGAGAGTCTATCTGAAGTGCTTCCAGACGATTTTTTATACAATGACCGGCCTGAGTGGACTGGGATTGATGACTTCAGTGTTCCTGGATGACATTGAGCTGAAGGGGCAGAACCTTGGGAGTCAGCGCTTTGAGGAATAG
- a CDS encoding uncharacterized protein (EggNog:ENOG410PHWM~COG:Q~TransMembrane:1 (i151-169o)) — translation MKQDLIGKTVFVTGGSGGLGKAISKQLAARGAHITLFSRRSAPLEETKEEILATCPNRNQDINTVTINMGDAQMVDEAFKRQPRPADILYCVAGGNHGQNGFFVDITAKDLEDCMRNNYYSAAYAAKSMLDIWIADDASVRKPTRQRHRRIIFINSAAAFLGLPGSIAYTTAKCAVRALADTLRIELLRNDCAASTYSIHIAFPGDFVSPGFMKEQQTKVALNKTIQG, via the exons atgaaacAAGATCTGATTGGCAAG ACCGTGTTCGTGACTGGGGGGTCTGGGGGATTGGGAAAAGCCATCTCCAAACAGCTGGCCGCGCGTG GTGCTCACATTACCCTTTTCTCCCGCCGTTCGGCTCCACTAGAGGAAACGAAGGAGGAAATCCTTGCGACATGTCCGAACAGAAACCAAGATATCAACACCGTCACTATCAACATGGGTGATGCCCAGATG GTCGATGAGGCATTCAAGAGGCAGCCTCGGCCCGCAGATATTTTGTACTGTGTGGCCGGTGGCAACCATGGCCAAAACGGCTTCTTTGTTGATATCACTGCAAAGGACCTCGAAGATTGCATGCGGAATAACTACTATTCCGCCGCATACGCCGCAAAATCCATGCTGGATATCTGGATCGCCGATGATGCATCAGTACGCAAACCAACCCGCCAGAGGCACCGGCggatcatcttcatcaacagTGCTGCTGCATTCTTAGGGTTACCGGGCTCAATTGCCTACACAA CGGCCAAGTGCGCCGTGCGTGCCCTGGCGGACACACTCCGGATAGAACTGCTCCGCAACGACTGCGCGGCATCAACCTACTCAATCCACATCGCGTTCCCAGGCGACTTCGTCTCGCCAGGCTTCATGAAGGAGCAGCAAACGAAAGTAGCCCTTAACAAGACAATTCAGGGCTGA